A window of Variovorax paradoxus genomic DNA:
GCTCACGATCACCGGCTCGACGCTGCGTCCGCGTCCGGTGGCGTTCAAGGGCGCCATTGCCAAGGCGCTGCGCGACAAGGTCTGGCCGCTGCTCGAGAGCGGTGCGATCAAGCCCGTGATCCACAGCACTTTTGCGGCAGCGGGTGAACCGAGCGGCGCGGCCCAGGCTCACACGCTGATGGAATCGAACCAGCACATCGGCAAGATCGTGCTGACATGGTGACGAGAAGAACGCGATGACAACCAAGAAGAAGCTGATCGCCGGCAACTGGAAGATGAATGGCAGCCTGGCTGCCAACGAAGCGCTCGTGAAGGCGCTGCAGCAAGGCCTGGCCGCAAGCCCGGCCGCGTGCGACGTGGCGCTGTGCGCGCCCGCACCGTACTTTGCGCAACTGCAGTCGCTGCTGGCGGGCTCGCCTGCTCTGGCGTTGGGTGCGCAGGACATTTCGGCGCATCCGCAAGGTGCGTTCACCGGCGAGCAATCGGCGGCGATGCTGAAGGACTTCGGCGTGCGCTACGCGATCGTCGGTCACTCGGAGCGTCGCCAGTATCACGGCGAAACCGATGAAGTCGTGGCGGCAAAAACCGCTGCTGCATTGGCCAACGGCATCACGCCGATCGTCTGCGTCGGCGAAACGCTGGCACAGCGCGAAGCAGGGCAGACCGAAGAAGTCGTCAAGCGCCAGTTGGCTGCAGTCATTCATGTGAACGGTCATTGCATCAGCGAGATCGTCGTGGCCTATGAGCCTGTCTGGGCCATCGGCACGGGCAAGACGGCCACGCCGGAGCAGGCGCAGGCAGTGCATGCGGTGTTGCGCGCGCAGTTGCACCATGCGGCGAGCGAGCACGCGGCGACCATCAAGATCCTCTACGGCGGCAGCATGAACGCGGCGAATGCCGCGGAGCTGCTGTCACAGGCCGACATCGACGGCGGCCTCATCGGCGGCGCGTCGCTCAAGGCGCCCGACTTTTTGCAGATCATCTCTGCCGCTGCACGCTGAATGCGGGCAACGGCGGCAATCAATTAGGAGTAAGAACGAATGAACGTGGTCCTCAACCTTCTGGTCGGCGTGCAGATGCTGGCAGCCCTTGTGATGATCGGCCTGATCCTGATCCAGCACGGCAAGGGTGCCGACATGGGCGCTGCTTTCGGCAGCGGCAGTGCCGGCAGCCTGTTCGGTGCCAGTGGCAGCGCCAACTTCCTGTCGCGCACCACGGCGGTGCTTGCCGCGGTGTTCTTCGCATGCACGCTGCTGCTGGCTTATTTCAGCCATGCACGTCCTGCTGGCGGTGGCAGCCTGCTCGAGCGCGCTGCTGTCGGCGCACCTGCGGCACCGGCTGCGCCTGCTGCTCCCGCGGCCGGCGAAATCCCTGGTGCAGCGGCTCCTGCAGCCCCTGCATCGGCTCCTGCCGCGCCCGCTCCGGCGCCGGGCCAGATTCCCAGCAAGTAATCAACTCGTTTTCATGAGCTGTCAGTGAAAAACGGCTCATTTTCAGGGTAAACTCTAAATCTGTTCGGAAAGCCAAATACCTGTTGCAGGTACCTCATGCCATCCGAACAGTAAAAACCGCGGTCGTGGTGAAATTGGTAGACACGCTATCTTGAGGGGGTAGTGGCGAAAGCTGTGCGAGTTCGAGTCTCGCCGACCGCACCAAATCTCATCGGCAGAAAACCTCATCCAGAGGTTCTTCTTGCCGGTGGCAAGCGGTGAAAAACTCTCGATGAATCTCGACTCCTACCTCCCCGTCCTTTTGTTCATTTTGGTCGGAGTCGGCGTAGGCGTCGCCCCTCAGGTCATCGGATACATTCTCGGCCCCAATCGGCCCGACGCCGCAAAGAACGCTCCCTACGAGTGTGGCTTTGAAGCCTTCGAGGATGCGCGCATGAAATTCGACGTGCGCTATTACCTCGTCGCCATTCTCTTCATCCTGTTCGATCTCGAAATTGCCTTTCTCTTTCCGTGGGCCATTGCGCTCAAGGAGATCGGTGCTGTCGGCTTCTGGGCCATGATGATCTTTCTCGCCATCCTCGTCGTGGGCTTCGCCTACGAGTGGAAAAAAGGCGCGCTCGACTGGGAATGACAAGGAAGCTACACAATGGCCATTGAAGGCGTTCTCAAAGAAGGTTTCGTCACCACGACCTATG
This region includes:
- the tpiA gene encoding triose-phosphate isomerase, producing the protein MTTKKKLIAGNWKMNGSLAANEALVKALQQGLAASPAACDVALCAPAPYFAQLQSLLAGSPALALGAQDISAHPQGAFTGEQSAAMLKDFGVRYAIVGHSERRQYHGETDEVVAAKTAAALANGITPIVCVGETLAQREAGQTEEVVKRQLAAVIHVNGHCISEIVVAYEPVWAIGTGKTATPEQAQAVHAVLRAQLHHAASEHAATIKILYGGSMNAANAAELLSQADIDGGLIGGASLKAPDFLQIISAAAR
- the secG gene encoding preprotein translocase subunit SecG; the encoded protein is MNVVLNLLVGVQMLAALVMIGLILIQHGKGADMGAAFGSGSAGSLFGASGSANFLSRTTAVLAAVFFACTLLLAYFSHARPAGGGSLLERAAVGAPAAPAAPAAPAAGEIPGAAAPAAPASAPAAPAPAPGQIPSK
- a CDS encoding NADH-quinone oxidoreductase subunit A, producing MNLDSYLPVLLFILVGVGVGVAPQVIGYILGPNRPDAAKNAPYECGFEAFEDARMKFDVRYYLVAILFILFDLEIAFLFPWAIALKEIGAVGFWAMMIFLAILVVGFAYEWKKGALDWE